Below is a genomic region from Phocoena phocoena chromosome 21, mPhoPho1.1, whole genome shotgun sequence.
TAGGACCccgacatatgaatttggggtggggaaggacaCATTCAGCCCTGAACAGAAGAGGACTGACTGAACAGGGGTTAGTGGCATTTGGCGGCTACTTCGCTTACTGTTTGATAGGTCAACCAAGGAGGTCAGTTGTCCTTAAGTTCTCAGACGCGGAAGCAGCAACGGTTGGGAAACAGCCATTTTCTCCCCACAGGACAGCGCTCCTGATTGTAGAGTGTGTCACTAAGTTTCGTTAATTTTCTCCACGGTCAGCAGGATCTTCTCTACTGTGTGATGGTGATGCAGGAACAGGTCAGGTGATTGGTTAAGAACACAGCTCAAATTGCTAATGACTCAGCATACACCCTGAACCTCCAGCTTGACTCACCCTTCCTCAGCCCAAATCCCAAAGCCTTCAGAATCATTCAGTCAGGGACTGGTTCACAGTCCAAATCTCCAACTTCCTATAGTGTCTATAGGAAGAACTAAGACTAAACAGAACTAAGGTCTTGTTTCTTCTGTGACAAATTTCTCCCTGATTCTCGATCCTAATCTTTATAAGGTATTCTTAGAAATACGATAATCAACGTTTCACCATAATATTcctcatcattcatttatttgcctCTCTAATGATTCATTTCTCCATTTACCTTTCCATCCTGCTCGGAGGAGCCTGTGGTTCTGGACTAATCCAAGAGTCTTTGTGGGGGAACTGCAGGCCATGATTGGTCTTAATTGTTCAGAGACACCCATCTGccactgggtcttttttttttttttaatatttatttggctgggcTAGGTCTTGGTTGTGgaacgtgggatctttagttgcggtatgcagACTCTTAgtggcagcatgcatgcaggatctagtttcctgaccagggatcaaacccgggccccctgcattgggagcatggagtcttagccactggaccgctagggaagtccctgccattgGGTCTTGGGTGAGGCACTGCAAGGGGATAAAGTAAACGTGGAgtgtttttacattaaaaaaaaatctctttcaggTTCTGCGTCACTCTTTCTTCCCTCATGCTCTTGACCCAGAGGGTCACATCCCTGTCTCTGGACATTCGTGAGGGGaaagtggcagcagcagcagcaggaggaggCATCAGGAACAGGAGCTCTTTGTCTGAGCGTCTGTGGGGGGCTCTGCCCTATTTCAGCTACTTGCTCTTTTTCCCTGCTCTCCTAGGAGGCCCCCTCTGTTCCTTCCAGAGATTTCAGGCTCGTGTTCAAGGGCCCAGCAGTTTGTATCCCAGGCGCTCTTTCTGGGCTCTGACCCGGAGGGGTCTGCAGATTCTGGGACTAGAGTGTCTGAAGGTCGTGGTGAGGCGGGCGGTGAGTGCAGGGGCAGGACTGACGGACTGCCGGCAGCTGCAGTGTGTCTATGTCACGTGGTCCACTGCCGGGCTCTTCAAACTCACCTACTACTCCCACTGGCTCCTGGATGACTCCCTCCTCTACGCAGCGGGCTTTGGATCTGAGTTTGGTCAGAGCCCCGGTGAGGAGGGATACATCCCTGATGCGGACATTTGGACGCTGGAAACAACCCACAGGATAGCTCTGTTCACCAGAAAGTGGAACCAAAGCACAGCTCGGTGGCTCCGACGCCTCGTTTTCCAGCAGGGCAGGACCTGGCCCTTGTTGCAGACGTTCGTCTTCTCGGCCTGGTGGCACGGACTCCACCCGGGACAGGTGTTTGGTTTCCTCTGCTGGGCTGTGATGGTGGAAGCCGACTACCTGATTCACACCTTTGCCAATGTGTTCATCAGATCCGGGCCGATGCGGGTCCTCTACAGAACTCTCACCTGGGCCCACACCCAGCTCATCCTTGCCTACATAATGCTGGCCGTGGAGGTCCGGAGCCTCTCctctctctggctgctgtggAATTCTTACAACAGCGTCTTTCCCACGGTGTattgtattttgctttttgttttagcGAAGAGAAAGCATAAATTTAACTGACATCTTTCCCCAACTTGCATCTAATACACCCGTGAAACAGACTTTAGAAAGTACCAGATGGCGCCTTGAAGATGCAGGTGTTTCCACTTTTCCgtgataaaagtattttttttttcttttaagtattgGATGTATGTACCTGAAGTAttgttgacttacaatgttgtattagtttcaggtatacagaaaagtgattcagttatacatatttatattttttcagattcttttcccacataggttattacaaaatattgagtagatgTCCCAATGCTaggcagtaggtccttgttgtttattttacatgtaatagtgtgtatatattactcccaaattcctattCACCTTCCTTTTCAATTACTTTGTAGTCTTGGTGTCTGGCTCCGAAAgtctgtggaatgaataaatgctgATGGTGGGCCATGTAACGTTTCACGTGGGAATGCAAAACATCACATGAGATGTAGAGTATTCGGTgtacttttccctttcttcccatcCATGCAGATAGCA
It encodes:
- the MBOAT4 gene encoding ghrelin O-acyltransferase codes for the protein MDWLQLFFLHPVSLYQVAAFPFALLFNYLCIMDSFSTHARYLFLLVVGGALAVAAMGSFAVLVFIPALCTVVLIHSLGPQDVHRLTFLFQMSWQTLCHLGLHYTEYYLQEAPSTRFCVTLSSLMLLTQRVTSLSLDIREGKVAAAAAGGGIRNRSSLSERLWGALPYFSYLLFFPALLGGPLCSFQRFQARVQGPSSLYPRRSFWALTRRGLQILGLECLKVVVRRAVSAGAGLTDCRQLQCVYVTWSTAGLFKLTYYSHWLLDDSLLYAAGFGSEFGQSPGEEGYIPDADIWTLETTHRIALFTRKWNQSTARWLRRLVFQQGRTWPLLQTFVFSAWWHGLHPGQVFGFLCWAVMVEADYLIHTFANVFIRSGPMRVLYRTLTWAHTQLILAYIMLAVEVRSLSSLWLLWNSYNSVFPTVYCILLFVLAKRKHKFN